The genomic DNA CACCAAACGCGAGGACCCGCGCGACGTTGTCGTCTTcaaggccggcctcgccgaggagcacGGCTGGAAGGGCCTCGCCGACCTGCCCGACGGCAGCGTCATCGGCACCAGCAGCGTGCGCCGTATCGCCCAGCTGAAGCGCCGCTACCCGGGGCTGAAGTTCGCCGATGTGCGCGGCAACATCGAGACGCGGCTCCGCAAGTGCGACGACCCGGAGGGCCCCTTCtccgccatcatcctcgccgccgccggcctgttGCGCATGAACTACGGCGCCCGCATCTCGCAATTCCTCGACTCGGAGAACGGCGGTACCCTGCACGCCGTCGGGCAGGGCGCCCTGGGCATCGAGGCGCGGTCGGGCGATGAGCGTGTGCTGAGTGTgctcaaggagctcgaggacaagccgacgatgctggcctgtgtcGCGGAGCGGAGCGTTATGCGAACGCTCGAGGGAGGATGCAGCGTGCCGATCGGCGTCGAGACGACCTgggtcgaggacggcaagaagCTGCGGTTCAAGGCGACGGTGGTGCACGTCGACGGCACGCACGGAGTGGACGCGGAGAGGACCGAGGTGGTCAAGACCG from Colletotrichum higginsianum IMI 349063 chromosome 3, whole genome shotgun sequence includes the following:
- a CDS encoding Porphobilinogen deaminase, with protein sequence MAAVTSTAESGAIHVGTRKSALAMKQTEIVVEGLSKARPDVSFEVHSMQTLGDKDQITALYNFGGKGLWTSELEAKLVAKELDIIVHSLKDMPTTLPDGCTLGCVTKREDPRDVVVFKAGLAEEHGWKGLADLPDGSVIGTSSVRRIAQLKRRYPGLKFADVRGNIETRLRKCDDPEGPFSAIILAAAGLLRMNYGARISQFLDSENGGTLHAVGQGALGIEARSGDERVLSVLKELEDKPTMLACVAERSVMRTLEGGCSVPIGVETTWVEDGKKLRFKATVVHVDGTHGVDAERTEVVKTAEEADVFGKLVAQDLVDGGAQRILDDVNQVRPGNQTATEATIPSSS